The DNA segment aaacagcaatataacaattacGTTCTCATTACCAGTTTTTGTTTCTCTGAGAGATTTGACCACATCTCACCAAGGGTTTTGCTGATGGTTGAAAAGTCTGGAATGGAAATATTTACATAGAAAAACTCcattaaatcattaataatGCAGAGATTGATGTTGAATAAAGAAATCAAAACATCTTACACACCAGTCGAGTCTGGTACGTGACAGACCAGCCCAATCTGGTTAAAACTGGTCAAATTTACATTCtccaaaatgtattttttgtccATTAAAAGGTGACATTTACAATGcctgttaatacatgtatgtgagcTTTATCAAAGGTTATCATATAATTGTACTTTAATTTAgtgttattgtaaaataataacagATGAGGTCagttttttcaacaaaaaaaattgaactatatgtttgttgtcaCAACTCAACAACGTCCTGTCCGCCACTGTCACAATAATAAAATAGGTGTGAGATGGTTTTTAAACttccaaatttcattgaaaaacatcCAATATTGATGGAcagttttaaattctaaatggaAGCCCTTGTGCCATGCCTTCTCCTCAttgtgtgtatttgtgtagttATTAAACTCCAAATAAATGACAACGTTACAACCCAGACAGGCAAAAAACCGAAGGGACAAGACACATGCACATACACAAGACCATCATTGTGACAACTTGTTAAGGCTCAACAAAAATCACAGTGATGACTCAAAATTTGACTCTATGATAAGtctattattatataatatttctatttttagttccTTGACATAAAAGCAATGATGTTAAGTGTACCTACCCATTCCTGGGTTATCATAAACCAGGGCAGATCTGTTTGCACTGCACCACATCATGTAGGCCGTTGGCGCTCGCTTCTTTTTGTTTAACTGACTCACAATCTAGGAAAATACGGTTCATTATTAAAGGGCATTCATCACACATAAAAAATTACacataatgcattttaaatatctatattgctttaaacaatttacgtatatgtatttgattggCTCAACAcagttaaaaaaagttaaacagcCTGCATAACTTGAGTTAAGCTATTTCATACAAAGATGATTTGGCACATAAATTTCTGattaaacatatctttttttaattattgaacaACCTTTATTTGTATTGAAGTCTTTATGAGAGTAATTAGATTTGcagtatatgtttgtattgatttttctGTGCAATGGCCCAAGTTTAACACTTTTGCACCACAGCCACTGACAATGACACAAACACTATGAATATTGAACCTCCCTTccttacttttttcatttaaaaagaataaaatacatGGTAAACATGTACTTACAGAATCATATGGATCATCAAACTTGGCAGACTTTTTGGAAATGTTTTTCTTCTTGTCCCCACCAAGGTCCATCACAAGTTCAGAACCATCTGGTCATTAAATATGGAAGAATGCAACTTGAGTCCTagtaaaatgaatttcatcaaTTCTTTTTTCTAATGTTGATTACTTTACTTTTAATTCTAAGccatattcatgtttattttaataaatcattaattcatgttaaaaaaagcatttcatgaacattatttataaaGCCTGCTATATGAGATTTCCTGCACTCTATGGAACTATTTGATACAGAAACTTTACGCATGGCCAATGTCTTACCAGCTGATGGAATGTCTCCAAGCTGCACCTTTCCCTTAGCTTTTGGGCTTTTCTTCTTGCCaacttttataatttttggtTTCTCCGTTTCCACTTCCTCCTCCGGAATCATCAAACCGTCCTCGTCATCATCTATGTCCATAAAGGAATCACTTCCAGCTCCACCTAGTTCAATCTCCGGCAGATCTATTCCAAATTCATCCTGCATCATTGTTTCACCCATGTCCAACTTTGCCTGCCCTCCTTTCACTTTACTCTTTTTACCCTTCTTAACTGAAGTCTCATTCTCTTGCTTCACCTCAAGTCCGATATTCATAGGTCCGACATGAATCACATTAGGTGAGGGGGCAGGTGGGGGCATAAAAGGAGATTCATCTTTCACTGCCACTTTCTTGCTCCCCTTTTTTCCTCTAGATGTATGTGCAACTGTCTCCAAATGAGCCAACTCACTATCCTCTTCCAAGTCTTCCTCAGCTGCTGCtttctttattgaaataatcCTTGGCTGGATTTGAATGGTTCCTGGTCCAGGAGATTCCAGcgcttgttttatttttgatgtgACCTTTGTTTCAGGTACACTGGCTGGGGTTTTTCCTTTCCCTTTTGCTTTTTTTGCTGAAGCAGGAGGCTTAGTATCAGTCATTGTGGTTAACTGTGAAATGTTTGCTGCAGAGACTGATGGTGCTGACTGTGTTGGGGAGCTAAGCAGCAGTTTGATGACACTGCCTTTGTTCCCTGGTGGTGTTTTAGATGAACCTGGTGAGGCCAACTTGGATGAGCCAGCTACAGGGGACTTCTGAGGAGTGAGCTGTGTGGGCATAGTTGGCATCACAACTGGCTCCACCTTCGGCATGGTGGGGATGTCTTTAATTTTAAGAACAGGAGTAGTGGCAATAGTCAATGGGCCTGTGATTACACCACTTAATGCTGCTGGAGATTTCACCTTCttgacaatttcctttttgACTGTTGTACTTTTCTTTTCTGCTTCTTCAAACTCTTCCATCTCCAACACCTTTGCAGACTTCTTTCTTGGCTATATAGAAGATGTTCCATGATTTAAATAGAGTCATGTCcgaatcatgttttattattgaaatttaacatgGTTCTCACTACATCAGAATTCGCAGTCAATAAACTTATGAATGAAACTTTTGCTTTTGGACtcaaacttttttgaaaatttcttaTGCATCAATGTAGAATGGCGGCCAGGCCtggcatttttttctgaaaacagaCTTTGGGTCACACACTATTGAGATTTAACTTAAGTGAGAACCTGGTTAAATATACAAGTAGTTACCTTATACAGAAAGATGCAATGTACATGCAGACAGGAAAGTGAGaataactaaaataattgaatattgaaacaagtaagagtttgtaaaaaacatttatcatgaTGTTCATACTGATAACAGTGACAGACACATAACTGAACTAAGACCCTAGGGGCTTAACTGACTAAATGATTGATACAATATTTACCGGTACATGTACtgaacaatatttcaaattagtCACCTAACATTTTTCagcaattaattttttttataaatacaggtATTCAGTCCTATATGTATAAACTAAAGTATAAGTTGTGCCTGTGCATCATATTGCACATTTTTCTTGATAGTTGCGTTAGAATTACAAGAGATTTGGTAAACCCCTTAATCAATAGTTACTTAGAAAATTTaagaatttgaataaaaatgattccaataaagacatttttttcaaataaaacatttcaagtaTGATACAGATGGAATATGAACATCTCTTCAAGCATGTGCCACAGTTATGTAATTCCTTTTATTGTGGTTATTCTTGAAAATCTTTTTAACAGACTCTTGTTTTAATCTATGGCATTACAATAAGAACCCATGAGTTAAAACAGAATTGTATCTATTAAAgagtttttgttaaattattacaatacagGTTTCATGATCATTTGTAAAAGGTTCATTgctattaatattttaaaggtttattgttattttcaattgaaatggAGGAAGTTAACAATGTTATTGAAATTGATGCCGCTTTTGTTCAAACTGCTCTGGTGTTTTTCAGAAAAAGATATGCATCTTATTCatgaacataattttttatttaagtaggaaatatttcaaatttaaagcaaatacTTAATGAGATGGACgcttatcatacatgtatttggtaCAGAAGAGGTATAACTCATTGACTTTGGTTAAGATACGCCAAACTGATCCTACCCTGTGAGCTCTCGATCCTTTACTGCCAGAGTCTTCAAACATTTCATCTCTTATATCCACCATGGATTCATCAGCAACTGGCACTTCTTCGAACGGTTCTGGCTTCACAACAGCTGGAGCAGGAATGGTCACTTTTGGAGTTTCTACTAATGTAGTTACTGGCACAACATCTGGTTTACCATCAATGTCAACCCTGTCATCAAACTTTGCTGGCTTCTTTCTCACCCTCCCTGACCTCGTCACTTTAACGAAAAACATTAAGGTGTCAACGATCTTATTACTTTAACAGCTAGTTTGGCAGttaaaaatgagatattttaaataatttagacTCTCATTTACAAACATGAGACATAATAGGTAAACAGGCAAGAAAGTACCATAATGTAGtcacaataatatatatttttcacaaacatgtacaatgtattgtttttcataaactGTTGATCTTTTCAATATTTCTACTGCAAAGAGCACATCAGACATGACTCAAAATTCTCATGTACGGAAAGTTATAAAATGGGTTAAATTTTGAAAAGGGATTTTCATGTGTTTTGGACTGTTATAATTGTTGTTTAGCAGTCAGGTATTAGTAACTTTATcaacataaaattacaaaaaaaactgggtgcatgaaaatatacattcaGAGTTTTTTCACCTTCAATAGCTAGGCTGAAATTGGGCTACTTcccaattttaaaaaaaatgacagaatGTCCCAATATGCTTCATAAAATTCCCAATATTATATacgataattgtttgtttcagtgtaaaatcgtaatatatatttcacagagtAAGCAACAAAAGCTATTTTTCATAAGTggtgtatttacttttggtgtccCTGTCAGAGGTGAAATACATTGCATTCTTACTGAATcaaacaaattttctttttattatgaGCCAAACAtggataattattaaattacacttaattatagtttttcaaaaaagcaagtCAAATAGTCTCCGAACATTAcatcttttaagaaataacttCATTGAAATAGTGTCTGAGCTCTATGGATTTTAAAGTTTGAATTGGCATTGAAAGCTGCCtaaattttcataaaagtgaaaaatgtcaaaatgttatttcactgttataaataaataatgtttttatttcattgtgtaAATCTCCATATAATTAACATCAAAACAGTATCCAGGATTTTTTAGGGGCAATTGGGAAAAACAAACTATACCGTGATATTGGGAGTTTTTGGCAAAATTGGGaatttcttcataaataattacaaaggaTATAATATCTATAATAATACTACAATGAATAGTACTTAAAAACTGTTCAACATttgtatttgcaacataatcTACACTGACTCAGTTAACACCCTACACCCTTTGTTTTGACcctttgaaataattgtttgatcAACAAGTTCTGTGCTCAGGGATTGATGCACCTGACATTGCATGCAAATTCTTATAAATGCATCCAAATTGCTgattgcttaaaaaaatatcttgattGGCTAAATTTTGTCAGTCTTTTTCAGTTTTTTCTGATagtattttgcattgtttgatattttctaGAAGTGATCAAATTCAATATAAGATATCCTTAGGTAAAATTTATATCCCagcttttcttttttatttgaaaaaatgttttgcaagtCGAAAACTCTGATGGGCTACAAATTTATCTACATAACAGTGGAGTCATTGTGATAAACTACTATGCAGTTGTTAGCTATTTATGGAGGTCAACAAGAAAACTGACAAGGAAAGGCTACTAAGATATCTGCACCCATACATCCTGCTACGGTACCGGGACCCGGATATTATACTAGCATTGTTTGTCTCTGTGAATTAACGCTTGCGTGTAAGGAAATTAagtttattgtaatattttcattagtgttttttttctttgtttattcaGAATTTTCGGAAATTCTGACTGGGAATTTTTATTGGGAAAAACCCTGGTAACAGGCGTACCATTTTTGTTGAACTCATCCTATGTGCATTCTTTTGTTTAGATACTACGTATAAACAgcaatattgtgaaaacaaagGCAATTTGTCATTTAACTTGTAAGTGAATTTAGTCAAATTACAGAAACAACAAACTACAAATAATTTCTCTTCTGAGTCTCTTACCCTCTTCCatcttcatttgttttgaaCTTGGCGATGAAAACGATTCTTCAACATCACGTTTTCGTTTGGAGGACATTGCAATTGTTGAAAGTACTCAAAACCAAgcaaaagtttgaaatattttgtatttttattttttggatttGAAAGGTTGCAGACAACACTCAACGCGCTACATGGTAACAGACAACACTATTACGGCACAATAATAATTTCAGTCTCCGACGCAGTACTCTCCCCTGTcaatcaataacaaaatattttgtccatttcatccttcttttaatatttgcactttgaatattttattgaaaacatactgtaaaaaatgattggttgaactaaaattgaaagttattttttttaagaatccGTGCGTGCGTTGTCTCGTGAGCGGTTAGAGAGAGAGACTTGCTTCCTTTCCGTGCACTGACAAGTGTTTTAgcttaatttaaacatatttatttttacaacgattgtgaaacaagttattacaacattatattatgacAAGTGTTTTACTTCACATTTCCCCGAGTTCGTGTTTTGTACTCCATTCAAAGGAGCGCGAGAACTCTATGCGCGTAAATGCGGTGATAAACAAGAATTCGTGCTGACGACTGACGACTATACATGTACcaatcatgttttatcattagaatatacatgtaccaatcatgttttatcattagaatatacatgtaccaatcatgttttatcataagaatatgtacatgtaccaaTCATGTTTTATCAAGCACCGCGTTCATGGTAGGTGCTCTAAGTGTTGGATTTTACCGGGTTCTGAATGTGCGTATAGTCAAATATGTACGTAAATAAATTTCCGAAACTCACAAAAGTTTATAACTTAATGTTCTCAGTTTTCTGTCAGATATTCCTTTCTATATGCACTCATCCTTGACAATGTCACGTCACTGCAACCACAGGTGAACGGAGCCGGAACTCTTTTTAGTGGGAGACCTCCGCAGTACGGAAGTCGGTCAATATCTATTCATAGGtaatgttttctctgttatgtcataccgactgaaaataaagttcgatttttatttgatttgataGCTTGAAATTATAACGTCACCCCTATTCTCACCAAAGCCTGACCGAATGTCTAAAATGGGATAATCCAATGCGTTCGAGGAACAATTAGGACggaattaaattaattaatactaattAATTGATCACCTATGTCAATTTGTAATTCGGTAGGGCATATTTTATATGCAGATATTTTTACAACCTTGATCTGTTTTTGTTTAGATTAGGTGTTCTTTGTCGTTCATGTTCATATCGACTTATTGCACAGACAGTTGACATTTGTAAAGCGAGGATTAAACAGAACGTAACAAACGTCACCACATGGTCCAAGCAGGCATCAGAAACAAACATCCAAACCTTGTCCAGTATCAGGGGGGAACACGCATTCCGCAATCTGAAACAGTTTAAGTGATGATTTTGAGTCTGAGCTGTAAGATGGCGGCGAAATGTTAAAAAGTGGGAAAACAGTGGGAACCTGATTTTGCCTGGTAAGtagtataaattatttatttcaaaaatatcataaggAGCATTCGGCTCTACAATCACcgtctatctatctatcttcgACAATTCTGATGTTAACAAATGGGGGAAGTtcaacattattcaaatgtgGTATTTAAATTTCCTGACGCTTTCTTTGCTGTATAAAACCTCTCATGGTCAACTTGTTTTGGTTTAACCACCTAAAGGTGTGCTGATAACAGTTTACCACGTTTGGGCATCTGAGCTGCATGAAATTTGACAAGCacttataaataaaagcaaactGTGTCAAcagtttaaaccatttaaaattCAGTTCTGAtggaggggcgcatgtcaaaagaTTGTGCCCCTTATATAGTTACACCCCTCTTACTCCAATTCTTGAAGACGCCCCTGCATCTTGAAAGCATTTTCGATGCGAAACAAGAACTTCTTTAAGCGCCCTTGAAGCCATTTATTCATAGATACCAAACTgccgttatttatttttattcacaaagtATTTGTTAATAACCAAACTTATAAAGAACACTTTCGTTATCTCATCTTTTGTACGTAATTACTACTAGAATCCAAATGTGTTTTCGTAGGATGTGTCCCACCACAAACCTATAAACCAGGACCGTGGTCCCACCTTTGGTAGCGACCACGGAATACCCTTTCTGTCATTAgtttgactgatgcattagatTTCACCAGGTCGTCCCGTTATGTGCCCCCTACCTCCATTACCTCTCTTACTGCAATTAAATCTTCTGGTGTAGTGCTGattgaatgtacatgtacgaAAGCCTCAGCCCTTTTCATGATACCCGACGTCCGATGGATGGAATAAGAGTTTTAGCACGCTAAACCGCTCATTACTCATTCTGATGATCTTAATTGCGGAGAGATTGAAAGACATAGTTTATATCAGAATCAAACTTCGGCTGTCAATCCTAtaataatatgttgttgtttctcGAACTGGAAATGGGGCTTATATTTGGCaccattcaaaatgttaacatgtttttttcccacaaaaatcaaacatataGAATCTTGGATTATAAGCGTTAGTAACtcttttagctataaaacatcaatttacgAACGTACATATGATAAAATGCGATCTGaccttttgtcagcagacttataTCAATAATTTCCAGACACTtgcgcaaaaattggctcattcatatgcataaactaataaaaactgtcaatctgtgagagtgcagctttaaagccgAAGGAAACATAAACGAAGCGAAAGTT comes from the Mya arenaria isolate MELC-2E11 chromosome 13, ASM2691426v1 genome and includes:
- the LOC128212920 gene encoding HMG domain-containing protein 4-like codes for the protein MSSKRKRDVEESFSSPSSKQMKMEEVTRSGRVRKKPAKFDDRVDIDGKPDVVPVTTLVETPKVTIPAPAVVKPEPFEEVPVADESMVDIRDEMFEDSGSKGSRAHRPRKKSAKVLEMEEFEEAEKKSTTVKKEIVKKVKSPAALSGVITGPLTIATTPVLKIKDIPTMPKVEPVVMPTMPTQLTPQKSPVAGSSKLASPGSSKTPPGNKGSVIKLLLSSPTQSAPSVSAANISQLTTMTDTKPPASAKKAKGKGKTPASVPETKVTSKIKQALESPGPGTIQIQPRIISIKKAAAEEDLEEDSELAHLETVAHTSRGKKGSKKVAVKDESPFMPPPAPSPNVIHVGPMNIGLEVKQENETSVKKGKKSKVKGGQAKLDMGETMMQDEFGIDLPEIELGGAGSDSFMDIDDDEDGLMIPEEEVETEKPKIIKVGKKKSPKAKGKVQLGDIPSADGSELVMDLGGDKKKNISKKSAKFDDPYDSIVSQLNKKKRAPTAYMMWCSANRSALVYDNPGMDFSTISKTLGEMWSNLSEKQKLVWKRKAKKAAGKGSTLITTGKVQSASATGKVPAGKMLTARQAAAVSQKANPALAQALLAAKQVRTPVLDDINSPVKGFGIEPVDVAAHLKIVGESLSIIGMKLQEHRGLIAVQGSLSVLLDSMLCAVAPLMCLTAVLPETDGLPAETHLKTLDNIAYIMPGL